One window from the genome of Armatimonadota bacterium encodes:
- a CDS encoding DUF350 domain-containing protein, whose product MIPHLVTLAQQLPPFGIPLGGPDYGRVLLNALFLLFWVVVAGIAFAIMAPIAMRVFNRVAPGIDEMAELKNGNMAVALVQGATILAMALLVVAVILK is encoded by the coding sequence ATGATACCGCATCTGGTCACGCTCGCGCAGCAGCTGCCCCCCTTCGGGATCCCCCTGGGAGGGCCAGACTACGGCCGGGTCTTGCTCAATGCACTCTTCCTGTTGTTCTGGGTCGTCGTCGCCGGGATCGCCTTCGCCATCATGGCTCCCATCGCCATGCGGGTCTTCAACCGCGTCGCCCCCGGCATCGACGAGATGGCCGAGCTGAAGAACGGCAACATGGCTGTGGCGCTGGTCCAGGGAGCGACGATCCTGGCCATGGCCCTGCTTGTCGTCGCCGTCATTCTCAAGTAG